Proteins encoded in a region of the Paenibacillus sp. E222 genome:
- the purE gene encoding 5-(carboxyamino)imidazole ribonucleotide mutase, with protein sequence MSVQVAVIMGSKSDWETMKYACEVLDELEIGYEKKVVSAHRTPDLMFEYAEQAIGRGFKVIIAGAGGAAHLPGMVASKTMLPVIGVPVQSKALNGLDSLLSIVQMPGGIPVATVAIGKAGATNAGLLAAQIIGAFDQDVQRRSEARRERIKQEVLESSDEI encoded by the coding sequence ATGTCAGTACAGGTAGCTGTAATTATGGGCAGTAAGTCGGATTGGGAAACGATGAAGTATGCTTGTGAGGTGCTGGACGAGCTGGAGATTGGTTATGAAAAAAAGGTCGTATCTGCGCATCGCACACCAGATTTGATGTTTGAATATGCGGAGCAAGCGATTGGCCGTGGATTCAAGGTTATCATTGCAGGTGCGGGCGGGGCAGCACATCTTCCCGGTATGGTCGCTTCCAAAACGATGCTTCCGGTCATTGGAGTTCCCGTGCAATCCAAGGCGCTAAATGGTCTCGATTCTTTACTGTCCATTGTCCAGATGCCTGGTGGCATTCCCGTCGCAACGGTAGCGATTGGCAAGGCTGGTGCAACGAATGCGGGATTGCTTGCGGCTCAGATCATCGGTGCTTTTGACCAGGATGTCCAACGTCGCAGCGAAGCCCGCAGAGAGCGAATCAAACAAGAAGTGCTCGAAAGCAGTGACGAAATATGA
- the purK gene encoding 5-(carboxyamino)imidazole ribonucleotide synthase, translating into MTNTKIQPGSAGQAERVLLPGKTTIGVLGGGQLGRMLTLAGTAMGYRFVTLDPTADAPCGQIADQIEAGYDDEKAALELARQCDVITYEFENVDADVASLLERESYVPQGSALLYTTQHRLREKRAIEAAGVRVAPYREITSSDTMKAAVSELGVPCVLKTVTGGYDGKGQRVIRETNQAVAAYEELAATGAELVLEQFIKFDCEISVVVARSTNGEIKTFPPAENIHVNNILHASIVPARVATEIQIEAQKLAAAVAQSIQAVGLLAVELFVAADGRLYVNELAPRPHNSGHYTMEACATSQFEQHIRAICGLPLGDTSLLSPVVMVNVLGEHLEGIIARTGQPDAEALELGVIPKLHIYGKTEAKTGRKMGHINLLCQDVEEGLQWIEQTNLWRNTNL; encoded by the coding sequence ATGACGAATACCAAAATTCAACCCGGATCAGCAGGCCAAGCAGAACGTGTCTTGCTCCCAGGAAAAACAACCATCGGTGTTCTCGGAGGCGGGCAGCTTGGACGGATGCTGACACTTGCCGGAACAGCGATGGGTTATCGGTTCGTTACACTTGATCCAACAGCAGATGCTCCTTGTGGACAAATTGCCGATCAGATTGAAGCGGGATATGACGATGAAAAAGCTGCACTCGAACTGGCTCGGCAGTGTGATGTAATCACCTATGAGTTCGAGAATGTAGATGCAGATGTTGCTTCTCTCCTAGAACGGGAATCCTATGTACCGCAAGGAAGTGCGTTATTATACACAACCCAGCATCGTTTGCGTGAAAAACGAGCCATTGAGGCGGCCGGTGTACGTGTTGCCCCTTACCGGGAAATTACAAGCTCGGACACAATGAAGGCAGCAGTGAGTGAACTGGGTGTTCCGTGTGTACTGAAGACGGTGACCGGCGGATACGACGGCAAGGGTCAACGGGTTATTCGCGAAACCAATCAGGCGGTAGCTGCTTATGAAGAACTCGCAGCTACCGGTGCGGAACTAGTGTTGGAGCAATTTATCAAGTTTGACTGCGAGATTTCAGTCGTTGTTGCACGCAGCACGAATGGAGAAATTAAGACGTTCCCACCTGCGGAGAACATTCATGTGAACAACATATTGCATGCTTCGATTGTACCCGCAAGAGTGGCGACTGAAATACAGATTGAGGCACAAAAGTTGGCGGCGGCAGTGGCTCAGTCCATACAAGCTGTTGGATTGCTCGCAGTGGAGTTGTTTGTTGCGGCAGATGGAAGACTGTATGTGAATGAGCTGGCCCCTAGGCCGCATAATTCCGGCCACTATACGATGGAGGCCTGTGCTACATCACAATTTGAACAGCATATTCGTGCGATTTGCGGATTGCCGCTTGGAGATACTTCATTATTGAGCCCGGTTGTTATGGTCAATGTGCTTGGAGAACATCTGGAAGGTATTATTGCCAGAACGGGTCAGCCTGACGCAGAAGCGTTGGAACTCGGTGTGATTCCTAAGCTTCATATATATGGTAAAACCGAAGCGAAGACAGGACGGAAAATGGGGCATATCAATCTGCTCTGTCAGGATGTCGAAGAAGGATTACAATGGATTGAACAAACTAATCTTTGGAGGAATACAAATTTATGA
- the purL gene encoding phosphoribosylformylglycinamidine synthase subunit PurL, whose amino-acid sequence MTQQLSAKEPTAEQVAEHKLYAQMGVSDSEYELICEFMGRKPNYTEIGVFSVMWSEHCAYKNSKPLLRRFPTSGPRVLMGPGEGAGIVDIGDNQAVVFKIESHNHPSAVEPYQGAATGVGGIIRDIFSMGARPVALLNSLRFGKLESDRVKYLFEHVVSGIAGYGNCIGIPTVAGEVMFDESYDGNPLVNAMCVGLIDHDKIQRGVAKGVGNPVYYVGPPTGRDGIHGATFASVELTEESESKRTAVQVGDPFMEKLVMESCLELIDTGIVLGIQDMGAAGLTCSSAEMASKAGNGLELYLDQVPQREEGMTPYEMMLSESQERMLFVVEPKDEAQAMEIFERWGVICAKVGKVTDDGRLKLIHHGEVVGDMPVTALVDECPVYDKPSSVPAYYEQSASIDTLRYDEVSDLGGALKQVLASPTVASKKWVYDQYDYMVRTSTAVRPGSDAAVVTIRGTRKGLAMTTDCNGRYVYLDPEVGGRIAVSEAARNIVCSGAEPLAITDNLNFGNPEKPDIFWQMEKAVDGMAEACRVLDTPVIGGNVSLYNENAKGSIYPTPVVGMVGLVHDTDHITTQGFKAEGDVIILLGETKAELGGSELQYAVHGKTEGRPPQLDLNTEKALLNTVLEAIQSGLVRSAHDLSEGGLAVALAESCISGNVGAQVNVETALRADHALFSESQSRILLSASPEQAGKLEAFVRERGVPVAVIGRVEGSNLTIELNGTSAVNEPVGGLAQVWEDAIPCLMN is encoded by the coding sequence ATGACGCAGCAGCTATCCGCTAAGGAACCGACGGCAGAACAGGTCGCAGAACATAAACTTTACGCACAAATGGGCGTGTCTGACAGCGAGTATGAGCTGATCTGTGAGTTCATGGGGCGTAAGCCGAACTACACGGAGATTGGTGTTTTCAGTGTTATGTGGTCGGAGCACTGCGCATACAAAAACTCCAAGCCGTTACTGCGTCGATTCCCTACAAGTGGACCGCGTGTCCTGATGGGTCCAGGTGAAGGCGCCGGAATCGTGGATATCGGTGACAATCAGGCCGTTGTATTCAAAATTGAAAGCCATAACCATCCTTCCGCGGTTGAGCCTTACCAAGGTGCAGCAACAGGTGTAGGCGGCATTATCCGTGATATTTTCTCCATGGGTGCAAGACCGGTAGCATTGCTGAATTCCTTGCGTTTTGGCAAGCTGGAAAGTGACCGAGTGAAATATCTGTTCGAACATGTCGTATCGGGTATCGCTGGCTATGGTAACTGTATCGGAATTCCAACCGTGGCTGGTGAAGTCATGTTTGACGAAAGCTACGATGGTAACCCGCTCGTAAACGCGATGTGTGTAGGTCTGATCGATCATGACAAAATCCAGCGCGGTGTCGCTAAAGGTGTAGGTAACCCGGTGTATTATGTTGGACCGCCAACAGGTCGTGACGGAATTCACGGTGCAACCTTTGCTTCGGTGGAGCTGACGGAAGAATCCGAATCCAAACGGACTGCTGTTCAAGTGGGCGACCCGTTCATGGAAAAACTCGTAATGGAGTCTTGCCTCGAATTGATCGATACCGGTATTGTTCTTGGTATTCAGGATATGGGCGCAGCAGGTCTGACATGCTCCAGTGCGGAGATGGCAAGTAAGGCGGGCAATGGTCTGGAACTGTATCTGGATCAGGTGCCACAGCGTGAAGAAGGTATGACGCCTTATGAGATGATGCTGTCCGAGTCCCAGGAACGGATGCTGTTTGTCGTTGAGCCGAAGGATGAGGCACAAGCGATGGAGATCTTTGAACGTTGGGGCGTTATCTGTGCAAAAGTCGGAAAAGTAACGGACGATGGACGTCTGAAATTGATCCACCATGGCGAAGTGGTTGGAGACATGCCGGTAACGGCTTTGGTTGACGAATGTCCAGTGTATGACAAACCATCTTCTGTACCTGCTTACTACGAGCAAAGTGCTTCCATCGACACGCTTCGTTACGACGAAGTGTCGGATCTCGGCGGTGCATTGAAACAAGTGTTGGCTTCCCCAACAGTAGCGAGCAAGAAGTGGGTCTATGATCAATATGATTACATGGTGCGTACAAGCACTGCGGTTCGTCCAGGTTCGGATGCAGCGGTTGTAACGATTCGCGGGACACGTAAGGGTCTAGCGATGACAACAGACTGCAACGGACGTTATGTATATCTGGATCCAGAAGTAGGCGGACGGATCGCAGTCAGTGAAGCTGCCCGTAACATTGTATGTTCTGGTGCAGAGCCACTCGCGATTACGGACAACCTGAACTTTGGTAACCCGGAGAAGCCGGATATTTTCTGGCAAATGGAAAAAGCGGTAGACGGTATGGCGGAAGCTTGCCGCGTGCTGGATACACCAGTTATCGGTGGTAACGTGAGTCTGTACAACGAAAACGCCAAAGGCTCCATCTATCCAACACCAGTGGTTGGTATGGTTGGTCTCGTTCATGATACAGATCACATCACAACACAGGGCTTCAAAGCCGAAGGTGACGTCATTATCCTGCTCGGTGAAACGAAAGCTGAACTGGGGGGCAGTGAGCTGCAATATGCAGTTCATGGCAAAACGGAAGGCCGTCCACCACAGCTGGACCTCAACACGGAAAAAGCGTTGCTTAATACGGTACTGGAAGCAATCCAATCCGGTCTCGTTCGCTCCGCGCATGACTTGTCTGAAGGCGGTCTGGCTGTAGCATTGGCTGAGTCTTGCATCAGCGGCAATGTTGGTGCGCAGGTCAATGTTGAAACGGCATTGCGTGCAGACCATGCGCTGTTCAGTGAGAGCCAATCTCGTATTCTGTTGTCGGCTTCGCCGGAGCAAGCAGGTAAGCTGGAAGCTTTTGTACGTGAACGCGGTGTGCCTGTAGCTGTTATTGGACGTGTGGAAGGAAGTAACCTGACAATTGAATTGAACGGAACATCAGCCGTGAATGAACCTGTAGGAGGTTTAGCTCAGGTCTGGGAGGATGCGATTCCATGTCTCATGAACTGA
- a CDS encoding universal stress protein, translating into MLFSKILVAYDGSKASNKALDRAIELAKVSPGAVLDVIHAFDFPRVFIGEGLAPLPPSLNNDYYNLAVQTTDEAKERIQAAGVTANVDLIQGAAAEVLLDYAKENGSDIIIIGSRGLGGIREFVLGSVSHNVVQHAQVPVLIVK; encoded by the coding sequence ATGTTATTCTCCAAAATATTAGTAGCATATGATGGTTCGAAAGCTTCAAATAAAGCACTTGATCGTGCAATTGAGTTAGCCAAAGTTTCTCCGGGTGCTGTTTTGGATGTTATCCATGCCTTTGACTTTCCGCGTGTATTCATCGGGGAAGGATTGGCACCTTTGCCACCTTCATTGAATAATGACTACTATAATCTGGCTGTGCAAACGACGGATGAAGCGAAAGAGCGGATTCAGGCTGCTGGCGTTACAGCGAACGTGGATCTGATTCAAGGTGCTGCTGCCGAGGTCCTTCTCGATTACGCCAAAGAGAACGGATCGGATATTATTATTATTGGTAGCCGTGGCCTTGGTGGAATCCGGGAATTTGTTTTGGGCAGCGTCAGTCACAATGTAGTGCAGCATGCTCAGGTTCCGGTACTTATCGTGAAATAA
- the purB gene encoding adenylosuccinate lyase produces the protein MIERYSRPEMRAIWTEENKFKSWLEVEICACEAWAELGVIPKEEAALLRQNASFDIDRIYEIEQETRHDVIAFTRTVSESLGAERKWVHYGLTSTDVVDTALGYVLRQANEILEKDIVNFIEILREKALTYQHTPMMGRTHGVHAEPTTFGLKMALWHEEMKRNLERFRHAADNVQYGKISGAVGTYANIDPFVEEFVCEKLGTKPAPISTQTLQRDRHAEYMATLALIATSLDKFATEVRALQKSEFREVEEAFAKGQKGSSAMPHKRNPIGSENISGLSRVIRGHMVSAYENVTLWHERDISHSSVERIILPDATMLLNYMLNRFGNIVKNLTVFPENMKRNMERTFGVPFSGRVMTKLIDKGFSREQAYDTVQPRAMQAWEEQRQFQDIVKSTPEITEVLSEEEIADAFNPSWHLKHVDTIFKKLGLND, from the coding sequence ATGATCGAACGTTATAGCAGACCCGAAATGAGAGCAATCTGGACGGAAGAGAACAAATTCAAGTCATGGCTGGAAGTTGAAATTTGTGCATGTGAAGCTTGGGCAGAGCTTGGCGTCATTCCTAAGGAAGAAGCAGCATTGCTTCGTCAGAACGCTTCTTTTGACATCGACCGCATTTACGAGATTGAACAGGAAACACGTCATGACGTTATTGCTTTCACACGTACGGTATCTGAAAGTCTGGGTGCTGAGCGGAAATGGGTGCACTACGGACTGACTTCCACGGATGTCGTTGATACGGCTCTGGGATATGTACTGCGTCAAGCGAATGAGATTCTGGAAAAGGATATCGTGAATTTCATTGAAATTCTTCGGGAAAAAGCACTGACGTATCAGCACACACCAATGATGGGACGTACGCACGGGGTACATGCAGAGCCAACAACATTTGGACTGAAAATGGCGCTATGGCATGAAGAAATGAAACGGAATCTGGAGCGTTTCCGCCACGCGGCAGACAACGTACAATACGGTAAAATCTCTGGAGCAGTTGGCACATACGCAAACATCGATCCATTTGTTGAAGAGTTTGTCTGCGAGAAGCTGGGCACGAAGCCTGCACCAATCTCGACCCAAACGCTGCAACGTGACCGTCATGCAGAATACATGGCTACATTGGCATTGATCGCAACATCTCTGGACAAGTTCGCTACAGAAGTACGTGCGCTGCAAAAGAGTGAGTTCCGTGAAGTGGAAGAAGCATTCGCGAAAGGTCAAAAAGGATCTTCGGCAATGCCGCACAAACGTAACCCCATCGGCAGTGAAAATATCTCCGGTCTGTCCCGCGTCATTCGCGGACATATGGTATCGGCATACGAGAATGTAACGCTCTGGCATGAACGCGACATCTCGCACTCTTCTGTAGAACGTATCATTTTGCCGGATGCAACGATGCTGCTGAATTACATGCTGAACCGTTTTGGTAACATCGTGAAGAACTTGACGGTATTCCCTGAAAATATGAAACGCAATATGGAGCGCACCTTCGGCGTTCCATTCTCCGGTCGCGTCATGACGAAGCTGATCGACAAAGGTTTCAGCCGCGAGCAGGCATACGATACCGTTCAACCACGTGCGATGCAAGCATGGGAAGAACAACGCCAGTTCCAGGATATCGTGAAATCTACACCGGAAATCACGGAAGTGCTGAGCGAAGAGGAAATCGCAGATGCATTCAACCCATCATGGCACCTGAAGCACGTAGACACCATCTTCAAAAAGCTTGGTTTGAACGACTAA
- a CDS encoding phosphoribosylaminoimidazolesuccinocarboxamide synthase, whose amino-acid sequence MALSTAADLVKAPLLYKGKVRELYDLGEHFLIVVTDRISAFDYVLDPAVPEKGNVLNKLSSFWFELTSDMMDNHVVHTDINQLGDIITDPELLKDRIMVTRKAERIDIECVVRGYITGGGWRQYENSGEVNGIKLPDGLRKNAKLDVPIFTPAAKNDVGHDEDIPMDRMKEIVGDALAIELQEKSLRLYEFARDYCDQRGIILADCKFEFGMVDGKVILIDEIFTPDASRFWAKENYALDIEIDSMDKEPVRTYLAGSDWDKNSKPDPLPQEVVEATTARYVDIYHRLTDK is encoded by the coding sequence ATGGCGCTGTCCACTGCGGCAGATCTCGTTAAAGCTCCTTTGTTATATAAGGGAAAAGTACGTGAGTTGTACGATCTGGGTGAACATTTTCTTATCGTGGTTACGGACCGGATTTCGGCATTTGACTATGTGCTGGACCCAGCCGTCCCCGAGAAAGGCAATGTGCTTAATAAACTGAGCAGCTTCTGGTTTGAACTGACGAGCGACATGATGGATAACCACGTGGTGCATACGGATATAAACCAATTGGGCGATATCATAACTGATCCTGAACTGCTTAAAGACCGCATCATGGTGACCCGCAAAGCCGAGCGCATTGATATTGAATGTGTGGTGCGTGGATACATTACTGGAGGCGGATGGAGACAATATGAGAACAGCGGAGAGGTCAACGGCATCAAGCTGCCGGATGGACTTCGCAAAAACGCCAAGCTCGACGTTCCCATCTTCACCCCGGCAGCCAAAAACGATGTGGGTCACGACGAAGACATCCCGATGGATCGAATGAAAGAAATTGTCGGAGATGCTCTCGCGATTGAACTTCAGGAAAAGAGCCTGCGTCTCTACGAATTCGCTCGCGACTATTGTGATCAGCGAGGTATCATTCTCGCAGACTGCAAATTCGAGTTCGGTATGGTCGATGGCAAAGTCATTCTAATCGATGAAATCTTCACGCCAGACGCTTCTCGCTTCTGGGCCAAAGAGAATTACGCACTCGACATCGAGATCGACAGCATGGATAAAGAACCAGTGCGCACCTATCTGGCAGGCAGCGATTGGGACAAGAACAGCAAACCTGACCCGCTGCCACAAGAGGTAGTGGAGGCCACAACCGCAAGATACGTCGATATTTATCACCGTTTAACTGATAAGTAA
- the purF gene encoding amidophosphoribosyltransferase, whose product MSHELMTGPLWTGDYYNEGSGKEGLDKLKEECGVFGVFKHPDAASLSYYGLHALQHRGEESAGMCVSDGNEFHYHRGMGLVKEVFTKDLMQTLTGDISIGHVRYSTSGDSKLTNAQPLVFKYRDGDLAVATNGNIVNAPTIRRELEQSGSIFQTTSDTEVIAHLIARSSKGLVEAAKDAFQRIVGGYAFLIMTNDKLLVASDPHGLRPLTMGKLGDAYLFASETCALETIGAELIRDIEPGELLVLDADGLHEDRFDHHKHRKALCAMEYIYFARPDSDMNGANQHAARKRMGSRMAIESFVDADLVTGVPDSSISAAIGYAEQTGIPYEMGMIKNKYTGRTFIQPSQELREQGVKMKLSAVRRVVEGKRVVMIDDSIVRGTTSRRIVNMLRDAGATEVHVRITSPPFKNPCFYGIDTPDSRELIASQLSVEEICREINADSLSFLSPDGLIASIQGDNQDDYKGGLCLACFDNDYPTRLDFGGEEKFGCSC is encoded by the coding sequence ATGTCTCATGAACTGATGACAGGACCATTGTGGACAGGTGATTATTATAACGAAGGGTCCGGCAAGGAAGGACTCGACAAATTAAAGGAAGAATGCGGAGTATTCGGGGTGTTCAAACACCCTGACGCCGCATCACTATCCTATTATGGCCTGCATGCCCTTCAACACCGGGGGGAAGAAAGTGCAGGAATGTGTGTAAGTGACGGCAACGAGTTTCACTACCACCGTGGTATGGGTCTGGTGAAGGAAGTCTTCACCAAAGATCTGATGCAAACGTTGACCGGGGATATTTCCATTGGACATGTCCGTTATTCAACAAGTGGTGACAGTAAACTGACGAACGCACAGCCATTGGTATTTAAATACCGTGATGGCGATTTGGCAGTAGCAACCAACGGAAATATTGTAAATGCACCAACGATCCGGCGTGAGCTGGAGCAGAGTGGGTCCATTTTTCAAACGACCAGTGATACCGAAGTTATTGCCCATCTAATCGCGAGATCTTCCAAAGGATTGGTAGAAGCTGCGAAGGATGCGTTCCAACGGATTGTGGGTGGTTATGCATTTCTGATCATGACTAACGACAAATTGCTGGTTGCTTCTGATCCCCATGGTCTGCGTCCGCTCACAATGGGTAAATTGGGAGATGCGTATCTGTTTGCATCCGAGACATGTGCATTGGAGACGATTGGTGCAGAGTTGATTCGTGACATTGAACCCGGTGAACTGTTGGTGCTGGATGCGGATGGTCTTCACGAGGACCGCTTCGATCATCACAAACACCGCAAGGCACTGTGCGCAATGGAATATATCTACTTTGCCCGTCCGGATAGTGATATGAATGGAGCAAACCAGCACGCTGCGCGTAAACGGATGGGCAGCCGGATGGCGATTGAGTCATTTGTCGATGCCGATCTGGTGACAGGTGTACCGGACTCCAGTATTTCCGCGGCAATCGGCTACGCCGAGCAGACAGGGATTCCGTATGAGATGGGTATGATCAAAAACAAATACACCGGACGTACGTTTATCCAGCCAAGCCAGGAACTGCGGGAACAGGGCGTGAAGATGAAACTGAGCGCCGTGCGCCGTGTGGTGGAAGGCAAACGCGTGGTCATGATTGACGACTCCATTGTACGGGGAACCACTTCCCGCCGGATCGTGAACATGCTGCGTGATGCAGGAGCAACCGAAGTACATGTACGTATTACCTCACCACCGTTCAAAAACCCGTGCTTCTACGGCATCGATACGCCTGACAGTCGGGAATTGATTGCCTCTCAACTGTCGGTGGAAGAAATTTGCCGTGAAATCAACGCGGACTCCCTGTCGTTCCTCAGTCCGGACGGACTGATTGCATCGATTCAGGGAGATAATCAGGATGACTACAAAGGCGGGCTTTGCCTCGCATGCTTTGATAATGATTACCCAACCCGCCTCGACTTCGGCGGCGAAGAGAAATTCGGCTGCAGCTGCTAG
- the purQ gene encoding phosphoribosylformylglycinamidine synthase subunit PurQ, protein MKFAVLVFPGSNCDIDCYKAVEDAIGQEVDYVWHTATDLSAYDCILVPGGFSYGDYLRCGAISRFAPVMNEVAKAAEQGKYILGICNGFQILTEAGLLPGALIRNTSLKFRCHDTVLKVVNADTPFTRDYAAGEEIIIPIAHGEGNYYCDEETLASLQANNQIVFTYGSNPNGSLGDIAGICNEGGNVVGMMPHPERAVDSLLGSEDGKRMFTSILKAWRDRHDAAAIR, encoded by the coding sequence ATGAAATTTGCAGTTCTTGTGTTTCCTGGCTCCAACTGCGACATCGACTGTTACAAAGCAGTAGAAGATGCGATTGGACAAGAGGTTGATTATGTATGGCACACGGCTACAGATCTTTCGGCGTATGATTGCATCCTTGTTCCAGGTGGTTTCTCTTATGGTGACTATCTGCGCTGCGGAGCGATCTCCCGTTTTGCACCCGTAATGAATGAGGTAGCTAAGGCTGCTGAACAAGGTAAATATATTCTCGGCATTTGCAACGGATTCCAGATCCTCACTGAGGCAGGATTGCTACCTGGTGCATTGATTCGTAATACATCTCTTAAATTCCGTTGTCACGATACGGTGCTGAAAGTAGTGAATGCAGATACACCGTTTACACGTGATTATGCAGCGGGTGAAGAGATTATTATTCCGATTGCTCACGGTGAAGGAAACTATTACTGTGACGAGGAAACGCTCGCGAGTTTGCAGGCAAACAACCAGATCGTCTTTACGTATGGCAGCAACCCGAATGGTTCCCTGGGTGATATCGCGGGAATCTGTAATGAGGGTGGAAACGTGGTTGGCATGATGCCGCATCCAGAGCGCGCGGTGGACTCACTGTTAGGTTCGGAAGACGGCAAACGTATGTTTACATCTATTTTGAAAGCATGGAGGGATCGGCATGACGCAGCAGCTATCCGCTAA
- a CDS encoding DUF1294 domain-containing protein gives MQTGLILWFLFINVVGYLVMSDDKKRAQRRRDRTPERTLFLLAFIGGALGVWIAMYRKRHKTKHPSFTIGIPLLLFLNAVIYGYFLQ, from the coding sequence ATGCAAACCGGATTAATACTGTGGTTCTTGTTTATCAATGTTGTAGGTTACCTGGTCATGTCGGATGACAAGAAACGTGCGCAGCGCCGTCGAGACCGTACACCCGAACGAACGCTGTTTCTGCTGGCCTTTATTGGTGGTGCATTGGGAGTATGGATTGCAATGTATCGTAAACGTCACAAGACCAAACATCCCAGTTTTACGATTGGCATTCCGTTGTTGTTATTCCTAAATGCGGTAATCTATGGGTATTTCCTGCAATAA
- the purS gene encoding phosphoribosylformylglycinamidine synthase subunit PurS produces MIKATVYVTIKQSVLDPQGVAVQGALHSMGFNEVESVRIGKVMELNLDTTDRVEAEKRLTVMCEKLLANTVVEDYRYELEG; encoded by the coding sequence ATGATCAAAGCAACCGTATATGTCACTATTAAGCAAAGCGTACTCGACCCGCAAGGCGTAGCTGTTCAAGGAGCCCTGCATTCCATGGGATTCAACGAAGTGGAAAGTGTACGGATCGGTAAAGTCATGGAATTGAACCTGGATACAACAGATCGTGTGGAAGCGGAGAAACGATTGACAGTAATGTGTGAGAAGCTGCTGGCTAACACCGTTGTTGAAGATTACCGCTACGAATTGGAGGGTTAA